Proteins encoded by one window of Sinorhizobium arboris LMG 14919:
- a CDS encoding AI-2E family transporter, producing MAKSVSVREEKDAPDRLLTPRRSRTLAILVALAVGLVICYFLAVPFLPALTWALVLTVMFRPLHRRIEKRFRYPEASAAATVAIALFVVAVPLTFMAERLVNEAAKGAQIVEEAVRSGTWRDALANYPRLAPVVVWIETQLDLAGIAGSATSWLTNFSASFVRGSVAQIVDAILTFYFLFYFLRDGEQALGALKEYSPFSSQEMNQLFMRVNETVHAIVFGTVAVAVIQGAMGGLMFWLLGLPAPVVWGLAMGLLAIVPVLGAFIIWLPAALSLALSGDWGKALILVAWGAGVVATIDNLLYPIFVGDRLKLHTLTAFMSMVGGIIVFGAAGLVIGPVAFTVTLLLLDIWRQHNRNP from the coding sequence ATGGCGAAGAGTGTTTCCGTACGTGAGGAAAAGGATGCTCCAGACCGCCTACTGACGCCGCGGCGTTCGCGGACATTGGCAATCCTTGTCGCTCTCGCCGTCGGATTGGTGATCTGCTATTTCCTCGCCGTACCCTTCCTGCCCGCTCTCACATGGGCGCTCGTACTCACTGTGATGTTCCGGCCGCTGCATCGTCGGATCGAAAAACGCTTCCGCTACCCGGAAGCCTCGGCCGCGGCGACCGTGGCGATTGCCCTGTTCGTCGTGGCTGTTCCGCTCACCTTCATGGCGGAGCGGCTGGTGAACGAAGCTGCCAAAGGTGCACAGATCGTCGAGGAAGCCGTGAGGTCGGGCACATGGCGCGATGCGCTCGCCAACTATCCACGCCTTGCGCCGGTCGTCGTCTGGATCGAAACGCAACTCGATCTGGCCGGGATCGCGGGCAGCGCAACCAGTTGGCTCACCAACTTCAGCGCTTCATTCGTACGCGGTTCCGTTGCTCAGATCGTCGACGCTATCCTGACATTCTATTTTCTGTTCTATTTCCTGCGTGACGGCGAGCAGGCGCTGGGCGCGCTGAAGGAATATTCGCCTTTCAGCTCGCAGGAGATGAACCAGCTGTTCATGCGGGTAAACGAAACGGTGCATGCCATTGTATTCGGCACGGTGGCCGTTGCGGTGATACAGGGCGCGATGGGCGGCCTGATGTTCTGGCTCCTCGGTCTGCCGGCGCCGGTTGTCTGGGGCCTTGCCATGGGTTTGCTCGCCATCGTACCGGTGCTCGGCGCCTTCATCATCTGGCTTCCGGCGGCGCTGTCGCTGGCCTTGAGCGGCGACTGGGGAAAGGCGCTTATACTCGTCGCCTGGGGCGCGGGAGTTGTGGCGACCATAGACAACCTACTATATCCCATCTTCGTGGGAGACCGGCTGAAGCTCCACACGCTGACGGCGTTCATGAGCATGGTCGGCGGCATCATCGTATTCGGCGCGGCCGGGCTGGTGATCGGGCCGGTGGCCTTCACCGTGACGCTGCTGCTGCTGGATATCTGGCGCCAACACAACAGGAATCCGTAG
- a CDS encoding DUF1236 domain-containing protein gives MKGILIRSAIALSLGVASSPVFSQTEQPAQGQSSECPAGTECPQGGAQQDQPDAQGGATQQEGETGQDQQQPADQQQPADQGGAGEQQDQQDQQQQQPDQQQDQQGETGTQQDQGGSQTQEQGTDTQNQQQDSEQQSSQGGSDQPGQGESQSTEQGQTSGSSGNVDVTVEQKTEITQIIKEENVEPVDIDFDVSVGVTVPETVKVKLQPLPVRIVKIVPEYEGYLFFVLADGRIVIVEPSSLEIVVILA, from the coding sequence ATGAAGGGTATCCTTATCAGGAGCGCGATCGCTTTAAGTCTCGGGGTTGCGTCCTCCCCGGTCTTTTCGCAGACGGAACAGCCGGCTCAGGGCCAATCCAGCGAATGCCCGGCTGGGACGGAATGTCCACAAGGCGGCGCGCAACAGGATCAGCCTGACGCCCAAGGAGGTGCGACACAGCAGGAGGGTGAGACTGGCCAGGACCAGCAGCAGCCCGCCGATCAGCAGCAGCCGGCCGATCAAGGCGGTGCCGGCGAGCAGCAGGACCAACAGGACCAGCAACAGCAGCAGCCTGACCAGCAGCAGGACCAGCAAGGCGAAACTGGCACGCAGCAGGACCAGGGCGGCTCGCAAACCCAGGAACAGGGAACCGACACGCAGAACCAGCAGCAGGACTCGGAGCAGCAATCTTCACAAGGCGGATCCGATCAGCCCGGACAAGGCGAATCCCAGTCGACCGAGCAGGGCCAGACTTCCGGCTCGTCCGGAAACGTCGACGTGACTGTAGAACAGAAGACGGAAATCACACAGATCATCAAGGAGGAGAACGTCGAGCCTGTCGACATCGACTTCGATGTATCCGTCGGAGTGACGGTACCGGAGACAGTCAAAGTCAAGCTGCAACCGCTTCCGGTCCGGATCGTGAAAATCGTACCGGAATACGAAGGTTACCTGTTCTTCGTCCTGGCGGATGGCCGAATCGTCATTGTGGAACCGTCGTCGCTGGAGATCGTAGTGATCCTTGCCTGA
- a CDS encoding helix-turn-helix domain-containing protein gives MSFRPLLGSGRIRAAGEQLTQPTTASWAGSSVLFDRRRWACQEAELRWTAPHHLLVLTEEGATSQTSIRSDGKVVYEGRDRSGAITFVPAGVERLGAYRDVDLTYSALWIDPRSVSPTSDHLKELPVLVNKSDSVISALLKSLSSEISSGHIPDLAYMEHLIALITLRIRGFADEPVPAPRHGSLGSRVVKRVRDYIDAHLDGDISLGDLADVAGVASDSFARRFKITTGFAPYAYVLEERIRRSEALLCETDAALSAIALTCGFSSQSHFTTTFKRLRGVTPHAYRSKVIPES, from the coding sequence ATGTCTTTCAGGCCGCTTCTCGGTAGTGGGCGGATTCGGGCTGCCGGAGAGCAGTTGACGCAGCCCACCACAGCTTCCTGGGCAGGTTCCTCGGTCCTTTTCGATCGTCGGCGGTGGGCCTGCCAGGAAGCCGAACTTCGCTGGACGGCGCCGCATCACCTACTCGTTCTGACGGAGGAAGGCGCCACCTCGCAGACCTCCATCCGATCCGATGGGAAGGTGGTTTATGAGGGGCGGGACCGATCTGGTGCGATAACGTTCGTGCCCGCGGGGGTGGAACGCCTCGGTGCCTATCGTGACGTCGATCTTACCTATTCCGCCCTGTGGATCGATCCGCGGTCCGTCTCTCCCACCAGTGATCACCTGAAGGAATTACCGGTCCTGGTAAACAAGAGCGACAGCGTGATCAGCGCGCTGTTGAAATCGCTGAGCAGCGAGATATCCAGCGGCCATATCCCCGATCTGGCCTATATGGAACATCTGATCGCACTCATCACTTTGCGGATACGGGGCTTCGCCGATGAGCCCGTCCCGGCTCCCCGCCATGGTTCCCTTGGCAGCCGCGTGGTCAAACGGGTCCGCGACTATATCGACGCACATCTCGATGGCGACATTTCCCTCGGCGATTTGGCCGATGTCGCCGGTGTCGCCTCGGATTCTTTTGCGCGCCGCTTCAAAATCACCACCGGCTTCGCGCCTTACGCCTATGTGCTCGAGGAACGCATCCGGCGTTCGGAGGCGCTCCTGTGCGAGACCGACGCCGCGCTGAGCGCGATCGCCTTGACCTGCGGCTTCTCGAGCCAGAGCCACTTCACCACGACCTTCAAGCGCCTGCGAGGCGTCACTCCGCACGCTTATCGGTCAAAGGTTATTCCGGAATCCTGA
- a CDS encoding 2Fe-2S iron-sulfur cluster-binding protein, with product MDDTQKDNGPTRRAVLEGGAATALILIAGLPVGLSPATGAAAAPSASPTPTLPVLLNINSNDIAVEVDPRTTLLDTLRNHLGLTGSKKGCDHGQCGACTVLVNGRRINACLTLAAMHEGDEITTIEGLAGEDELHPMQAAFIEHDGFQCGYCTPGQICSAVGMLREVREGWPSHASADVAAAPAKLTDAEIRERMSGNLCRCAAYPNIVAAIRDAAERS from the coding sequence ATGGACGATACGCAAAAGGACAATGGACCGACGCGAAGAGCGGTGCTGGAGGGCGGTGCAGCCACGGCCCTCATCCTCATCGCCGGCCTGCCTGTCGGGCTTTCCCCTGCAACTGGTGCTGCTGCTGCGCCGTCAGCAAGCCCGACGCCCACGCTGCCGGTGCTGCTCAACATCAATTCCAATGATATTGCGGTGGAGGTGGATCCGCGGACCACGCTGCTCGACACCTTGCGCAACCATCTCGGTCTCACCGGTTCGAAAAAGGGTTGCGACCATGGTCAATGCGGAGCCTGCACCGTGCTTGTGAATGGACGCCGGATCAATGCCTGTCTGACGCTCGCCGCGATGCATGAGGGCGATGAGATCACCACGATCGAGGGACTTGCAGGTGAGGACGAACTTCACCCGATGCAAGCGGCATTCATCGAACACGATGGTTTTCAGTGCGGCTATTGCACCCCCGGACAGATATGCTCTGCAGTCGGAATGCTGCGGGAGGTCAGGGAAGGTTGGCCGAGCCACGCAAGCGCTGATGTTGCGGCCGCTCCCGCAAAGCTCACGGATGCCGAAATCCGCGAGCGGATGAGCGGCAATCTCTGCCGTTGCGCCGCTTATCCCAACATCGTAGCCGCCATTCGCGATGCGGCAGAGAGGTCATGA
- a CDS encoding BON domain-containing protein — protein MKVPRKEKALSRDEDYRDYEERNLREGWPYSDGSGSSSRSPENRSYGTTGANFDEERGKGYIVDEAGADGLEENSADGGRPLPPDRIDSDELEAAITDRLSASGEAEANSIEVRAEKGIVTLEGAVETLAMARRLGAIVEAVPGVLEVRNNLQTLGVDSHIPDDG, from the coding sequence ATGAAAGTGCCCCGCAAGGAAAAGGCGCTCTCGCGCGATGAGGACTACCGCGATTATGAGGAGCGCAATCTTCGCGAGGGATGGCCCTACTCGGATGGTAGCGGCAGTAGCTCGCGCAGCCCCGAAAACAGAAGCTATGGCACCACCGGTGCGAATTTCGACGAGGAACGCGGAAAGGGCTACATCGTGGATGAAGCCGGTGCGGACGGCCTTGAGGAAAATTCCGCCGACGGTGGTCGTCCCCTCCCGCCGGACCGCATCGACAGCGACGAACTGGAAGCGGCAATCACGGATAGGCTCAGCGCAAGCGGCGAAGCGGAGGCCAACAGCATCGAGGTGCGCGCCGAAAAGGGCATCGTAACCCTGGAAGGAGCCGTCGAAACCCTGGCGATGGCGCGGCGGCTCGGGGCGATCGTTGAGGCTGTTCCCGGAGTCCTGGAGGTTCGCAACAATCTTCAAACCCTTGGCGTCGATTCGCACATCCCTGACGACGGGTAG